From a single Sorghum bicolor cultivar BTx623 chromosome 5, Sorghum_bicolor_NCBIv3, whole genome shotgun sequence genomic region:
- the LOC8066705 gene encoding BTB/POZ and MATH domain-containing protein 2 encodes MAAAKPPLFVAETVTGSHVLEVKGYSVSKVQLGVGKSIDSGVFSVAGHRWILQYYPDGFNEESANHISIFVQIENPVAKAEVKARFCFSLLNHAGEPVSRYTLTSKTRIFSSTNVSWGYRTFIERKELESSYLRNDSFQIKCDLTVFKDVVRKETTLAAAPAAPPPDLQRHLGNLLASKVGGDVEFEVDGELFTAHRYVLAARSSVFMATTGKLGFADC; translated from the coding sequence ATGGCAGCAGCAAAACCACCATTATTTGTCGCCGAGACGGTGACTGGCTCACACGTGCTGGAGGTCAAAGGATACTCCGTAAGCAAGGTCCAGCTGGGCGTCGGCAAGAGCATCGATTCCGGTGTTTTCAGCGTCGCCGGTCACAGGTGGATCCTTCAATACTACCCAGATGGCTTCAACGAGGAGAGCGCCAATCACATCTCTATCTTTGTACAGATAGAAAATCCTGTCGCTAAGGCCGAAGTGAAAGCAAGATTTTGCTTCAGTTTACTCAACCATGCCGGAGAGCCGGTGTCCAGGTACACTCTTACGAGCAAAACACGCATTTTCTCGTCCACCAATGTATCGTGGGGCTACCGTACATTCATAGAGAGGAAGGAGTTGGAGTCGTCCTATCTCCGGAACGATAGCTTCCAGATCAAATGTGACCTCACCGTCTTCAAGGACGTCGTCCGCAAGGAGACTACTCTAGCGGCGGCACCGGCGGCCCCGCCGCCTGACCTGCAGCGACATCTTGGCAACCTCCTTGCAAGCAAGGTGGGAGGGGACGTGGAGTTCGAGGTCGACGGCGAGCTATTCACGGCACACCGGTACGTGCTGGCCGCACGGTCGTCCGTGTTTATGGCGACTACAGGAAAACtgggctttgccgactgctaa
- the LOC110436008 gene encoding uncharacterized protein LOC110436008: MTIHVSYLVKKKPTCPSSRTQHSRTHRLLPCTQRRRRTPAVSRAPPSTCLPCTLRPAPAPAPPPLHPRPRRRPPGRPGAPTAPIRPLRRPSTASAGMKFDPTDQELLEHLDGKASPDARKLHPLIDEFIPTIEGENGICYTHPERLPGMQIQVPSYLPSTFLMVIFLTD; this comes from the exons ATGACCATCCACGTGT CTTATCTTGTAAAAAAAAAGCCAACCTGCCCCTCCTCACGCACGCAGCACTCCCGCACGCATCGCCTCCTCCCGTgcacgcagcgccgccgccgcactcCCGCCGTCAGCCGCGCCCCGCCGTCGACCTGCCTCCCCTGCACCCTGCGCCCTGCGCCCGCACCCGCGCCTCCTCCCCTGCACCCGCGCCCCCGCCGTCGACCGCCCGGCCGCCCCGGCGCCCCGACCGCTCCGATCCGGCCGCTCCGGCGCCCCTCGACCGCCTCGGCCGGCATGAAGTTCGATCCGACGGACCAGGAGCTGCTGGAGCACCTGGATGGGAAGGCGAGCCCGGACGCCCGGAAGCTGCACCCGCTCATCGACGAGTTCATCCCCACCATCGAGGGCGAGAACGGCATCTGCTACACGCATCCGGAGAGGCTTCCTG GTATGCAGATACAGGTACCTAGTTATCTACCATCCACCTTCCTCATGGTCATCTTCTTAACAG ATTGA
- the LOC8066706 gene encoding BTB/POZ and MATH domain-containing protein 2 produces the protein MAQHLLVAADRYDLQRLKLICQDMLRSSMDVSIAATTLVLAEQHGCQGLKAACFQFLRAPGNLKAAMATDDGFQHLRSCSQLLLLDLLDSEKAEKGCFSFLHACAQIEFCVIRQNHGSLYPYVPNEVVALFSVVQLLHSIQLLDFTV, from the coding sequence ATGGCTCAGCATCTTCTCGTGGCGGCGGACCGGTATGACCTGCAGAGGCTCAAGTTGATCTGCCAAGACATGCTGCGCAGCTCCATGGACGTCAGCATTGCAGCGACGACACTGGTCCTGGCAGAGCAGCATGGTTGCCAAGGGCTCAAGGCTGCCTGCTTTCAGTTCCTCAGGGCTCCTGGCAATCTCAAGGCAGCCATGGCGACTGATGATGGCTTCCAGCATCTCAGGAGCTGCTCGCAGTTGTTGCTCCTTGACCTGCTCGACTCGGAAAAAGCTGAAAAaggttgtttttcttttttgcatGCATGTGCTCAAATCGAATTCTGTGTAATCCGCCAAAATCATGGAAGTTTGTATCCATATGTTCCAAATGAAGTCGTTGCATTATTTTCAGTTGTTCAATTGCTACATAGTATTCAGCTGTTAGATTTTACTGTGTAG